The Ornithinimicrobium faecis genome includes a window with the following:
- a CDS encoding rhodanese-like domain-containing protein, which yields MSQTPLISVSDLPDDAVVVDVREDNEWHAGHAPNAIHVPMGTVPESLDKLPDTDETIPVICRSGGRSDRVVQWLVQQGFDVVNVDGGMRAWAAAGKQMRSEDGSEPSVI from the coding sequence ATGAGCCAGACACCACTGATCTCCGTGTCCGACCTGCCCGACGACGCCGTGGTGGTGGACGTCCGCGAGGACAACGAGTGGCACGCCGGCCACGCCCCGAACGCCATCCACGTCCCGATGGGCACCGTCCCGGAGAGCCTCGACAAGCTCCCGGACACTGACGAGACCATCCCGGTGATCTGCCGCAGCGGCGGCCGGTCCGACCGCGTCGTGCAGTGGCTCGTCCAGCAGGGCTTCGACGTGGTCAACGTCGACGGTGGCATGCGCGCCTGGGCCGCTGCCGGCAAGCAGATGCGCAGCGAGGACGGCAGCGAACCGTCCGTCATCTGA
- a CDS encoding OsmC family protein, with amino-acid sequence MTRHTYAAHLTWAGSTADGIRGYSRQHSVTAPPATSALTLSADPAFRGDVGLLNPEQLLVAAASSCQLLSFLAVAARAAVDVVDYEDRAEGFMDDADVPARISRVTLRPRITTSADPDLVARLVQEGHELCFIANSLSGDVVVEPTVAAP; translated from the coding sequence ATGACCAGACACACGTATGCAGCACACCTCACCTGGGCAGGGTCGACCGCGGACGGTATCCGCGGCTACAGCCGCCAGCACTCGGTGACCGCTCCCCCGGCAACCTCCGCACTGACCCTCAGCGCCGACCCCGCCTTCCGCGGGGACGTCGGCCTGCTCAACCCCGAGCAACTGCTGGTCGCGGCGGCTTCCTCCTGCCAGCTGCTGTCCTTCCTCGCGGTCGCGGCGCGCGCCGCCGTGGACGTGGTCGACTACGAGGACCGGGCCGAGGGCTTCATGGACGACGCCGACGTGCCGGCACGGATCTCGCGGGTCACTCTGAGGCCGCGGATCACGACCTCCGCCGACCCTGACCTGGTGGCCCGCCTCGTCCAGGAGGGCCACGAGTTGTGCTTCATCGCCAACTCGCTGTCTGGCGACGTGGTCGTCGAGCCGACCGTGGCGGCACCGTGA
- a CDS encoding Fpg/Nei family DNA glycosylase codes for MPELPEVQALTDFLGSRVVGRVITDVELGSIAVLKTFNPPPDSLVGRPVDGASRHGKFVDLDVDGTHLVFHLARAGWLRFSEKLPTTRVRPGKSPIALRVRLDDESGFDLTEAGTKKGLAAYVVDDPQDVPAIASLGPDPLSDDFTREVFGQILAGKRTQIKGLLRSQGTIAGVGNAYSDEILHAAKLSPFAIADKLTEEQIDTLYAELRQILQAAVALSSGKPAAELKDAKRKGMAVHGRAGQECPVCGDTVREVSFADTSLQYCPTCQTGGKPLADRRMSRLLK; via the coding sequence ATGCCTGAGCTGCCCGAGGTCCAGGCCCTGACCGACTTCCTGGGCAGCCGGGTCGTGGGGCGGGTGATCACGGACGTTGAGCTCGGCTCCATCGCGGTGCTCAAGACCTTCAACCCGCCGCCGGACTCCCTCGTCGGCCGGCCGGTCGACGGCGCCAGTCGGCACGGCAAGTTCGTCGACCTGGACGTCGACGGCACCCACCTGGTCTTCCACCTGGCACGGGCCGGCTGGTTGCGGTTCTCTGAGAAGCTGCCCACGACACGGGTGCGCCCCGGCAAGTCCCCGATCGCGTTGCGGGTGCGCCTGGATGACGAGTCGGGTTTCGACCTGACCGAGGCCGGCACCAAGAAGGGCCTGGCTGCCTATGTCGTGGACGACCCGCAGGACGTCCCTGCCATCGCCTCCCTCGGCCCCGACCCGCTCAGCGATGACTTCACCCGTGAGGTCTTCGGGCAGATCCTGGCGGGCAAACGCACCCAGATCAAGGGCCTGCTGCGCAGCCAGGGCACCATCGCCGGGGTCGGCAATGCCTATTCGGACGAGATCCTGCACGCCGCCAAGTTGTCGCCCTTTGCGATCGCCGACAAGCTCACCGAGGAGCAGATCGACACGCTGTATGCCGAGTTGCGGCAGATCCTGCAGGCGGCGGTTGCGCTCAGCTCGGGCAAGCCGGCCGCCGAGCTCAAGGACGCCAAGCGCAAGGGCATGGCCGTCCACGGGAGAGCCGGCCAGGAGTGCCCCGTCTGTGGCGACACCGTCCGCGAGGTGAGCTTCGCCGACACGTCCTTGCAGTATTGCCCGACCTGTCAGACCGGCGGCAAGCCCCTGGCGGACCGCCGGATGAGCCGGCTGCTGAAGTAG
- a CDS encoding App1 family protein: MARPHIAALLEDAFVGRVEAVLRRRGWQERVTGYTGYGTTEQARILARVLLSRGAPRESGSFDDDIGPEPVGGNAVEQAAGALQHAVRGWRNFITAPAQNVPVTVTLGEAELTATVDRGGYLDIELDGHDLEPGWHDAVIRSGNGDTVRVPVRILSPQTTVGVVSDIDDTVMVTHLPRLMIAMWNTFFRDELAREPVTGMAPLLRSLVAEGPDTPVFYLSTGAWNTAPTLTRFLRRHKYPEGPLLLTDWGATNTGWFRSGQEHKITELHRLLRDFPDIRWVLIGDDGQHDPMIYGDFTRQHPDAVEAVLIRQLTTAQQVLSHGLPIANDELLGKDYSGVPMLRAPDGFRLHAILTRSRAELARLRPKTPLTRRARSVEHA, from the coding sequence ATGGCGAGACCGCACATTGCAGCCCTGCTCGAGGACGCCTTCGTCGGGCGGGTGGAGGCTGTGCTCCGGCGGCGCGGTTGGCAGGAGCGGGTGACCGGCTACACCGGCTATGGCACGACCGAGCAGGCCCGGATCCTGGCGCGCGTGCTGCTCAGCCGCGGAGCACCGCGAGAGTCCGGCAGCTTCGACGACGACATCGGCCCGGAGCCGGTGGGTGGCAACGCGGTCGAGCAGGCCGCGGGGGCCCTGCAGCACGCGGTCCGGGGCTGGCGCAACTTCATCACCGCCCCGGCCCAGAACGTCCCGGTCACCGTCACCCTGGGGGAGGCCGAGCTGACCGCGACCGTGGACCGCGGCGGCTATCTCGACATCGAGCTCGACGGGCATGACCTGGAGCCGGGCTGGCACGACGCGGTGATCCGCAGCGGCAACGGCGACACCGTGCGCGTACCCGTGCGGATCCTGTCCCCGCAGACCACCGTCGGGGTGGTCAGCGACATCGACGACACCGTGATGGTCACGCACCTGCCCCGTCTGATGATCGCGATGTGGAACACCTTCTTCCGCGACGAGCTGGCGCGCGAGCCGGTGACCGGGATGGCGCCGCTGCTGCGCTCGCTGGTTGCCGAGGGGCCGGACACCCCGGTCTTCTATCTCTCGACGGGCGCGTGGAACACCGCCCCGACCCTGACCCGCTTCCTGCGGCGACACAAATATCCCGAGGGTCCGCTGCTGCTCACCGACTGGGGCGCCACCAACACGGGGTGGTTCCGCAGTGGGCAGGAGCACAAGATCACCGAGCTGCACCGGCTGTTGCGCGACTTCCCCGACATCCGCTGGGTGCTGATCGGCGACGACGGCCAGCACGACCCCATGATCTATGGCGACTTCACCCGCCAGCACCCGGATGCCGTCGAGGCGGTGCTGATCCGCCAGCTCACCACAGCCCAGCAGGTGCTGAGCCACGGCCTGCCGATCGCCAACGACGAGTTGCTCGGCAAGGACTACTCCGGCGTGCCGATGCTGCGCGCCCCCGACGGGTTCCGGCTGCACGCCATCCTGACTCGCAGCCGGGCCGAGCTGGCGCGGCTGCGCCCCAAGACACCCCTGACGCGGCGAGCCCGGAGCGTCGAACATGCCTGA
- a CDS encoding ArsR/SmtB family transcription factor has product MNRDLSVIGHALAAPVRSTMLNLLMDGSTRPASELSTAAGVSASTASEHLRVLLDAGLISCMPHGRHRFYALADEGVASALEQLGHLCPSTEPVSYRQSRDARGLAQARLCYDHLAGQLGVALAEGMAGQGWVNGELSAVTEEGVAHLQTQGIEVADLRARRRQLIRPCADWTERRPHVAGSVGAAIADLFLERSWVARTRHRRGLVVTREGLRVLRSTWGAVLSEAS; this is encoded by the coding sequence ATGAATCGCGACCTGTCGGTGATCGGGCACGCGCTCGCTGCCCCGGTCCGCTCCACGATGCTCAACCTGCTGATGGACGGGTCCACGCGCCCTGCCAGCGAGTTGTCCACCGCAGCCGGAGTGAGCGCCTCCACCGCCAGCGAGCACCTGCGGGTCCTGCTCGACGCCGGACTGATCAGCTGTATGCCGCACGGTCGGCACCGGTTCTATGCCCTGGCAGACGAGGGGGTCGCCTCGGCGCTGGAGCAGCTGGGCCACCTGTGCCCAAGCACCGAGCCGGTGTCCTACCGCCAGAGCAGGGACGCGCGCGGGCTGGCTCAGGCACGGCTCTGTTATGACCATCTCGCCGGACAACTCGGCGTCGCACTGGCCGAGGGGATGGCCGGTCAGGGCTGGGTGAACGGGGAGTTGTCGGCTGTCACCGAGGAGGGTGTCGCCCACCTGCAGACCCAGGGCATCGAGGTGGCCGATCTGCGCGCCCGGCGCAGGCAGCTGATCCGTCCCTGCGCGGACTGGACGGAGCGCCGACCGCACGTCGCTGGCTCGGTCGGTGCCGCGATCGCCGACCTGTTCCTCGAGCGGAGTTGGGTCGCGCGCACGAGACATCGGCGCGGCCTCGTCGTGACCCGCGAGGGCCTGCGCGTGCTCCGGTCGACATGGGGCGCCGTGCTGTCCGAGGCGAGCTGA
- a CDS encoding AEC family transporter, with product MDLVVTAIVPIVLLLVLGWTLRHRLLTDQGFWSGLEWTSYYVFMPALFLSSITGADLGAVSPVPLIVSLAVPVLVATGLVVLLRRPLRADGPALTSLVQGSIRFNTYIGLVLAAALHGRDGIATFALAAALMVPLVNVICVSLLTLHGDHGANRPQLWRELATNPLVVSCLAALGLNLLGLSIPGPLGTTVDLLAEPALVCGTLVAGAAVTLRIDRRDVLHIAVTSVLKLALLPIGVGALASTLGISGVMLVSVVIITAIPTPPTTYVLASRMGGDTRLMASLIGAQTCLAMLTLPVIIPLATSF from the coding sequence GTGGATCTTGTGGTGACCGCGATCGTGCCGATCGTCCTGCTGCTCGTGTTGGGCTGGACGTTGCGCCACCGGTTGCTCACCGATCAGGGCTTCTGGAGCGGCCTGGAGTGGACCAGTTATTACGTCTTCATGCCGGCCCTGTTCCTCAGCTCGATCACCGGGGCGGACCTCGGGGCGGTCTCTCCTGTCCCGTTGATCGTCAGCCTGGCCGTGCCGGTGCTCGTGGCGACCGGTCTCGTGGTGCTGCTGCGTCGGCCGTTGCGTGCGGACGGCCCGGCGCTGACCTCGCTGGTGCAGGGCAGCATCCGGTTCAACACCTACATCGGCCTGGTGTTGGCTGCGGCCCTGCACGGCCGGGACGGGATCGCGACCTTCGCTCTGGCCGCCGCGCTGATGGTGCCGCTGGTCAACGTGATCTGCGTGAGCCTGCTGACGCTCCACGGAGATCACGGTGCCAACCGGCCCCAACTGTGGCGCGAGCTGGCGACCAACCCGCTGGTGGTCAGCTGCCTGGCGGCCCTCGGCCTCAATCTGCTCGGCCTGTCCATCCCCGGCCCGCTCGGCACGACGGTCGACCTGTTGGCGGAGCCCGCGCTGGTCTGCGGGACGCTGGTCGCCGGGGCCGCTGTCACACTGCGCATCGACCGGCGGGACGTGCTGCACATCGCGGTGACCTCGGTGTTGAAGCTGGCGCTGCTGCCGATCGGGGTCGGGGCCCTGGCGAGCACGCTCGGCATCTCTGGGGTGATGCTGGTCAGCGTGGTGATCATCACCGCGATCCCGACCCCGCCGACGACCTATGTGCTGGCCAGCCGGATGGGCGGCGACACCCGGCTGATGGCCTCTCTCATCGGGGCCCAGACCTGCCTGGCGATGCTGACGCTGCCCGTCATCATCCCGCTGGCGACGAGCTTCTAG
- a CDS encoding ACT domain-containing protein has protein sequence MRAADLEVLLADHPGALAELGETLGAAGVSLEGGGVFTHEGTAIAHFLVDDPERGRDVLQENGIGPVHVHDVVTLRLDQEVPGQLGAFTRRLAEAGINILVQYSDHDHRLVLVVDPAQHGQCADIAAQWDTERTTD, from the coding sequence GTGAGGGCCGCGGACCTGGAGGTGCTGCTGGCCGACCACCCGGGGGCACTGGCCGAGCTCGGCGAGACGCTCGGGGCCGCGGGAGTCAGCCTGGAGGGCGGCGGGGTCTTCACGCACGAGGGCACGGCGATCGCACACTTCCTCGTCGACGATCCAGAGCGCGGACGGGACGTCCTGCAGGAGAACGGGATCGGCCCGGTGCACGTCCATGACGTCGTGACCCTGCGACTCGACCAGGAGGTGCCTGGTCAGCTCGGCGCGTTCACGCGGCGTCTCGCGGAGGCGGGGATCAACATCCTCGTGCAATACAGCGATCACGACCACCGGTTGGTGCTGGTCGTCGACCCGGCGCAGCACGGGCAGTGCGCCGACATCGCCGCGCAGTGGGACACCGAGCGGACCACCGACTGA
- a CDS encoding alpha/beta hydrolase: protein MSSPWSAPSPAPSRRAVLRGGLTLAAGLAGMTGLSACRSTTEGLAPVEEGRLDTKHWPGHRPRWLLALPEGARVTVVALHGHGADAGMWFDPPLAQRLAHELGVAVAAVDGGTTYWHARADGTDTGTMVLEDLLPALEQAGAPTDRLGLTGFSMGGYGALLLATRLPPERVLGVAAVSAALFFDAHEAAPGAFDDADDFARHDIFDRVDALRELPVWLACGDDDTFAATNQSLAKQLPDATTRFDAGGHDRAYLEAHWPAGMGFLTNR, encoded by the coding sequence GTGTCGTCACCGTGGTCTGCACCGTCACCTGCCCCGTCCCGCCGGGCGGTGCTGCGTGGTGGCCTGACCCTGGCGGCCGGACTCGCGGGGATGACCGGCCTGTCGGCCTGCCGCTCGACCACAGAGGGTCTGGCTCCGGTCGAGGAGGGGCGGCTCGACACGAAGCACTGGCCGGGGCACCGGCCGCGCTGGCTGCTCGCACTGCCCGAGGGGGCGAGAGTGACCGTGGTCGCGCTGCACGGGCACGGCGCGGACGCCGGCATGTGGTTCGACCCGCCGCTTGCCCAGCGACTCGCTCATGAGCTCGGGGTGGCGGTGGCGGCCGTCGACGGCGGCACGACCTATTGGCACGCCCGTGCCGACGGCACCGACACGGGCACCATGGTGCTCGAGGACCTGCTCCCTGCCCTCGAGCAGGCGGGTGCCCCCACCGACCGGCTGGGGCTCACCGGCTTCTCGATGGGCGGCTACGGCGCGCTGCTGCTGGCCACCCGCCTGCCACCCGAGCGGGTGCTCGGGGTCGCGGCGGTGAGCGCCGCGTTGTTCTTCGATGCTCACGAGGCAGCCCCCGGGGCCTTCGACGACGCTGACGACTTTGCCCGGCACGACATCTTTGACCGGGTCGACGCGCTGCGGGAGTTGCCCGTCTGGCTGGCCTGCGGAGACGACGACACCTTCGCGGCGACCAACCAGTCCCTGGCGAAGCAGCTTCCCGACGCGACCACCAGGTTCGATGCGGGAGGTCACGACCGCGCCTACCTGGAAGCACACTGGCCTGCGGGGATGGGCTTCCTGACTAACAGGTGA
- a CDS encoding ATP-binding protein yields the protein MDPIRNPYAPGAGQRPPELAGRDEQLDRFHVVLERIQRGRPERSMILTGLRGVGKTVLLNALRSTAVRARWGTGKFEARPDQALRRPLAAALHMAVRELGHPRGEDLDHVLGVIKAFAQRDQPGAKLRDRWNPGIDVPAIAGRADSGDIEIDLVELLTDVGGLAADVGKGVAIFIDEMQDLAPEDISAICAACHELSQSALPVIVVGAGLPHLPAVLSASKSYSERLFRYTRIDRLDRDNADKALRMPAQDEDADFTTEALDALYAATGGYPYFIQAYGKAVWDHAPQSPMTDEDVRVAAPEAEEELAVGFFGSRYERATPGEREYLRAMADLGAQAAEEDPDSVDAIESVATSDVATHLARKAQSLSPARDALLKKGLIYSGERGRIAFTVPHFGRYLRSQT from the coding sequence GTGGACCCCATTCGCAACCCCTATGCCCCCGGCGCCGGCCAGCGCCCGCCCGAGCTCGCCGGTCGCGACGAGCAGCTCGATCGCTTCCACGTGGTGCTCGAGCGCATCCAGCGCGGCCGCCCCGAGCGCTCGATGATCCTGACCGGGCTGCGCGGTGTCGGCAAGACCGTGCTGCTCAACGCGCTGCGCTCGACCGCGGTGCGGGCGCGGTGGGGCACCGGCAAGTTTGAGGCCCGCCCCGACCAGGCGCTGCGCCGCCCGCTCGCCGCCGCGCTGCACATGGCGGTCCGCGAGCTCGGTCACCCGCGCGGTGAGGACCTCGACCACGTGCTCGGGGTGATCAAGGCGTTTGCCCAGCGTGACCAGCCGGGCGCCAAGCTGCGCGACCGGTGGAATCCGGGCATCGACGTGCCCGCGATCGCCGGGCGCGCCGACTCCGGTGACATCGAGATCGACCTGGTCGAGCTGCTCACCGACGTCGGCGGGCTCGCGGCAGACGTGGGCAAGGGCGTGGCGATCTTCATCGACGAGATGCAGGACCTGGCACCCGAGGACATCTCCGCGATCTGCGCCGCCTGCCACGAGCTGTCCCAGTCGGCCCTGCCCGTGATTGTCGTCGGCGCCGGCCTGCCGCACCTGCCAGCGGTGCTGTCGGCGAGCAAGTCCTACTCCGAGCGGCTGTTCCGTTACACCCGCATTGACCGGCTGGACCGGGACAACGCGGACAAGGCGCTGCGCATGCCGGCCCAGGACGAGGACGCAGACTTCACCACCGAGGCCCTCGACGCGCTCTATGCAGCGACGGGTGGCTATCCCTATTTCATCCAGGCCTACGGCAAGGCCGTGTGGGACCACGCGCCGCAGAGCCCGATGACTGACGAGGACGTGCGGGTCGCCGCCCCGGAGGCCGAGGAGGAGCTCGCCGTCGGGTTCTTCGGCTCGCGCTATGAGCGGGCGACCCCGGGGGAGCGGGAGTATCTGCGGGCCATGGCTGACCTCGGGGCGCAGGCTGCCGAGGAGGACCCGGACTCCGTGGACGCGATCGAGTCGGTCGCCACCTCCGACGTGGCGACCCACCTGGCACGCAAGGCCCAATCACTCTCGCCGGCGCGGGACGCCCTGCTGAAGAAGGGC